One Tachysurus vachellii isolate PV-2020 chromosome 8, HZAU_Pvac_v1, whole genome shotgun sequence genomic window carries:
- the zgc:172182 gene encoding coiled-coil domain-containing protein 89 translates to MTSSQNNQKDIKPIIIDAKQDMDDVHQALRGLSQEEQTEVRMLRSRIEEQSGLICMLKQRADEMLLRSQTLERVNTKLQNLQVNMQTELQNEREKLEQQEQRFMDLAANHRELINFKDEYKQKNAELMKENKRLREENEKLFSKELQEKEEIIHKLSQEMHDLNEKHRQSEKEYHDKATISQMKFKELIDLHQSKEMSLQNKLHNIQKELKNTLDIHAEVALKLKESQERETMKETLAEERIKALTKEKEKLLELSMQRGKIIQDKQEEIHELEKNKEMAENARQEAEDRFEREAAAVNAELRVKQLQHVLHKAEQAYTDLKKEFEAYKKYSSDLLAQEKELNAKLRHMIN, encoded by the exons ATGACATCTTCGCAGAATAACCAGAAAGACATCAAGCCGATCATTATAGACGCCAAACAG GACATGGATGATGTCCACCAAGCGCTGAGGGGACTGTCGCAGGAGGAGCAGACTGAGGTACGGATGCTGCGCTCTAGAATAGAGGAACAGTCCGGCTTGATCTGCATGCTGAAGCAGCGAGCTGATGAGATGCTGCTTCGCTCTCAGACTCTAGAACGGGTCAACACCAAGCTGCAGAACCTGCAGGTCAACATGCAGACAGAACTGCAGAATGAACGGGAGAAATTAGAGCAGCAGGAGCAGAGGTTCATGGACCTTGCTGCCAATCACAGAGAGCTGATCAACTTCAAAGATGAATATAAGCAGAAGAATGCCGAGCTGATGAAGGAGAACAAGAGACTACGAGAGGAGAATGAAAAGTTGTTTAGCAAAGAGCTgcaagagaaagaggagatCATTCACAAACTCAGCCAGGAGATGCATGACCTCAATGAAAAACATAGACAATCAGAAAAAGAATACCA tgataaagCAACAATTTCCCAGATGAAATTTAAGGAATTGATTGATCTCCATCAGAGTAAGGAGATGTCTTTGCAAAATAAACTTCACAACATTCAGAAAGAGCTAAAGAATACACTGGACATACATGCAG AAGTGGCTTTAAAACTTAAAGAAAGCCAGGAAAGAGAAACAATGAAAGAAACATTGGCAGAAGAGAGAATAAAGGCACTTACAAAGGAGAAGGAAAAACTACTGGAACTGTCCATGCAAAGAGGGAAAATTATACAG GATAAACAAGAGGAAATTCATGAGTTAGAAAAGAATAAGGAAATGGCAGAAAATGCTAGACAGGAAGCAGAGGACAG GTTTGAAAGGGAAGCTGCAGCAGTGAATGCAGAGCTGAGAGTAAAGCAGCTTCAGCATGTTCTACACAAAGCAGAGCAGGCATACACAGATCTCAAGAAG gaGTTTGAGGCATATAAGAAGTACAGCAGTGACCTGTTGGCACAGGAAAAGGAGTTAAATGCCAAACTTCGCCACATGATCAACTGA